CGAGCCCCTGCGCGCGCTGGAACTGCTGCACCGCTGCGCGCGAACGGGCACCGAGCGCGCCGTCGGCCTCTCCGGTGTCGTAGCCGAGCTGCGACAACAACGTCTGCACTTCGCGCCGCTCGACGCGGGACAGGCCCGGGTCGTCGGTCGGCCACGAGGCGCGGAACGGCTCGCCGCCGCGCAGGCGATCGGACAGATGGGCGATCGCGAGCGCGTAGCTTTCGGCCGCGTTATAGGAGTACAACGCATCGAAGTTGCGCAGGACGAGGAACGCCGGGCCGTGCGCGCCGGCAGGGAGCAGCAGGCCGGCCGCTTCGGCGCCCGGCTCGATCGCGCTCCCGTCGGCGCGACGCACGCCGAGCGCCACCCATTCGGACAGCGCCCGTTTGTTGCGGCGCCCGGCAAGCCCGGCATCGAAGTCGGATGGCAGAGCGACTTCGAAACCCCAGCGTCGGCCCGGCTGCCAGCCTGCCTCACGCAGAAAGTTCGCCGTCGAGGCGAGCGCGTCAGGAATGCTGTCGATCAGGTCGCGCCGACCGTCGCCGTCGAAATCGACTGCGACGCGCCGGAAAGTCGAAGGCATGAACTGCGTGTGGCCGAACGCTCCGGCCCACGAACCGGCGAGGCGCTCGGGGGCGACATGGCCATCTTCGATGATCTTCAGCGCCGTGAAGAATTCACCGCGAAAGTAGTCCTGGCGCCGGCCCAGGCAGGACAGGGTGGCGAGCGAAACGAGCAGCGGGCGTTTGCCGAAATTGCGCCCGAAGTTGCTCTCGACACCCCACACCGCCACGACGGTAGCCGGATCGACGCCATATCGCGCTTCGATGTCCTGCAGCGTTCCGGCCCATTGGACCGCCATCGCACGACCGTCGGCGACGCGCTCGTCGTCCACGAGCCCGGCCAGATAATCCCAGATCGGCGTGCGGAATTCGGGCTGGTAATCGAGCAGGCCGATCACCGCCATGTCCGGCTCGAGACCGGCCACATGCTGCTCGAAAGTTGCGGGCGCAATGTCGTGGGTGGCAGCCATGCCGCGCAACGCTTCGAGGCAACGGGCAAAGGACTCCTGAGCGCCGGCGTGAAACGGGAGCAGCGCGCCACACAGCAGGGACCAGGCGGAGAAGCGTCGGAGAATCATTGTGGAACGGCTCGGGCAAGGGCGGACAGCGGCGAACGGGGCGGACGTGATTCGGACGCGAGCCTGACACGAATGGCGGAGCGAGGCAACCGGCGGCACCCCTCGCCATTTTCGTGCCCGGCACGGTCCCCGATCCCGCATTCCCTGTTGTGGACGGGGCGTTTTCCGCGTCCCGGAAGCCCGGCCGGAGTTGTCATTGCCCGTTCCGCGGCATACCATCCAGCGTTACCGGCCCCGCCCTATGGACGGCATGCAATCCCACTAAATTGAACAGGTATACGATGAGCGAGGAAGCATTCGACGACGTTACCAGCCTGCAGGTGAGGCTGGCCGAACTCAGGGCCGAGCATCGTGACCTCGACGAGGCGATCAGCCACCTCGATGCTTCACCGCAAGAAGATGAATTGCTGTTGCGCCGCCTCAAGAAGCGCAAGCTC
Above is a genomic segment from Azoarcus sp. PA01 containing:
- a CDS encoding lytic murein transglycosylase yields the protein MILRRFSAWSLLCGALLPFHAGAQESFARCLEALRGMAATHDIAPATFEQHVAGLEPDMAVIGLLDYQPEFRTPIWDYLAGLVDDERVADGRAMAVQWAGTLQDIEARYGVDPATVVAVWGVESNFGRNFGKRPLLVSLATLSCLGRRQDYFRGEFFTALKIIEDGHVAPERLAGSWAGAFGHTQFMPSTFRRVAVDFDGDGRRDLIDSIPDALASTANFLREAGWQPGRRWGFEVALPSDFDAGLAGRRNKRALSEWVALGVRRADGSAIEPGAEAAGLLLPAGAHGPAFLVLRNFDALYSYNAAESYALAIAHLSDRLRGGEPFRASWPTDDPGLSRVERREVQTLLSQLGYDTGEADGALGARSRAAVQQFQRAQGLEPDGRAGRRVLELVRKAYAGR
- a CDS encoding DUF465 domain-containing protein, which codes for MSEEAFDDVTSLQVRLAELRAEHRDLDEAISHLDASPQEDELLLRRLKKRKLALKDRIAVVERMLEPDERA